In Benincasa hispida cultivar B227 chromosome 8, ASM972705v1, whole genome shotgun sequence, the sequence GAAATATGAAGCAATTTAACATCCAAAGCGAGGAACCATATAAAATAAAACGTCAAAGTAAAAAATTCAGGCCAGGTCAAGGCAAAGGTAAAAAACTTAGGTTAGGCCGAGATAGAGGTGAAAAACTTGGGTCAGGGCAAGATCGAAGTAAAAAATTCAGGACACGTCAAACACAAGGTAGATCAGGTCGAAGCCAAGGTGAAAAGGTTAGGTCAAACTAAGGCCGAGGCCAAGTGGAAAAATCTAGGCCGAGGTGAAAAATGTGAACAAGCATAATATAAAaggggaaaagaaagaaagaaaagaaaagaaaagaaaacgttAATAAACTAAATTGTGATTCATTAATCAAAAACCTAGATGGCTTCCTTAAGAAGTAGGCTtcatgatattattatttttgtcattGCTTAAAACCCACAATGTGTTGCGTTGAATCAAATCCTTTACTTAATTTAGTTCGTTCATGACATAAATGATTGATTTGTTAACTACAATTGAAGTTATGTACAAATAATTATGTGAAATGTGTAATGATAACAGACTAATTACATTATCAACCACGTCATGAAGAAACTATAcatggtaaaaaaataaaaatcatcaaTATTAATTCAGGTGTGATCCTAGAAATTCAATGAGAATAtccctaaattaatttcattgatCAATCAAATTCATTTGTATATTAAGACTCCATCAATGATGAATGATGTCGTTTGGGTCGATCATGAAAAACTTCTTTAAGCACAATTACATTTCACACGTATTTAATTGTAGTAGATAATTAGGGAGAGTTTGGAAAATGCGTGAAGTTACGAAGTCTTGAAGAGTTTGTTAAATTCTTAGGCCTAGAGAATAAGGTCTTAATAAGACATGAAAATGTTCTTTAGTTATGAGACACACAAATTCTTTGGAACCAAATAAGGAGTGGAGTTCCGGCAACTCCAACTCAAACCAAATACATTTTAATGCATatgaaatagattttttttaaaaaaataaaattaatttttcaataagcACCTtcagaaaaaattaaaattgatgtgTTTATAGGATGTCTTATCGAGTAATTTAGATTATCAAAATTGGTtttctataaaagaaaaaacttaaaaattaagtACTTCTAAAGATCATATTACTTTaaaaatgtcttttttttttttttttcttttctttctttgaagAAACAATGGATAAAATAAAGATATATTTACAATTGTTAGGAATGAATATAGTTCAACCAAATaaatttgtcatttaaaataatttttaaacaaaagatAACATGTAATAACATTTTTAGTGAAAATATTTCCTTTtccaaaaatgtttaaatatgtcTAGCCccaaatgaaaatgaagatgtcTCTTACTCATAGTAAGATTGTGTATTTCCATTATTGCGCCATAGAACTTGTTTTCCATCGCTTTTACTTGATCATTTTCTATTTTCACTCAATTTTCATAAAGGAATACTGATTAGTtactacaaataaaaaaaaaaagaaaaaaaaaactacaaatgcAACATCATAAGTGAAATTGACATTATTTATAGAACAGGTTAGAAACATAAACAAAAGGCCCTTTAGCCTTTTGAGTTCAGACCCTAATAAACACTGAGGAATCTAGGAATTTGAATCACATCATCACCAATATTGAATCCCATTTGGTCTTCATCAACAGCTCCTCGACTCACCATCTCCATGAACCATGATGGCTCCATCGTCGCCACACGCATCGATTGGTTCACCTTAAGCAACTCCATCCTCTTGCCAACATCAACCACTTTTTGATCAACCAACCAACCCAGGTCATTCAAATCAATGATAGTGAGATCTGGCGGTGGCGTCGCTCCAGCGACGAGACTCTGAAACATTAGTCGGGCGATCACTTTCTCACGATTCTCCCTCTGTAGCTTCTTGAGCTGGTCCACGGCCTTGGAAATGCGGTCGCAGATGTAGGTCTCTTGGTTGACCATCTTCTTGCATTGCTCCATCTCTGGTAGGCTTTTAAACTTAGAGAGAACCCTCTGAAGGCCCAGGATGGATGGCCATAGGTCAGGTTGGGAATTGAAGGGGTTGAAGATTATGGCACATGCCTCAATCCCACATAGAGCGGTGAGCTCGTTCAGCTTCTTCAGTAGactctttttcctttccttcaaTGTGGCTTTTCGGGCTGTGTCATTTGTGATGTATGCGAGTTTCACCTTCTTCCTTGTcatgaccaaaaaaaaaaaaaaaatggaaatggaGAAATGGGGTTTGGTGTTTGTGTTGTGTTTTGTgctttatgttttctttttgttgtgGCTCATGGGTGTTGTTATTTATGCTAAATTAAGACTCCCAAAAATTTAGATAATGTGTAGAAAAGTCTAATATGATATGTAGTTTAAAATGTCTTATTGTACATAATGCTTCAATGATTTTTGTGACCTTTAGACCTTTGGGTTCCAGTCTCCATCCTTTATACTGTTGATTAGATCTAGTAAAACGAGAAATGCGCCGTCACGTCGTTTTAAGTCATCATTATACGTTCGTTCTagatctcattttttttatccaaaatttTAATGATCAACTCTAAGTGCAGTCTGACAAAATTTATGAAAGGTCAATGGTACGAAAATGACAAAGTTtaagattttctttttgaaatttagtcATTATTGTATATGATCAAAAAGataaagattcaaatattttcacTTTACTTGTTGCTCTATTTTATAAACCATGCTTTAAGTTTACAAATAAaactaatatttatttataggcATACATCtagtttaattttctaaatctTGGACAAAGTTTTGGGTCAAATTAAGATTCTAGAAGTGGTgtttataaatttgatttaaagaaatcaaattgttactaaatagattttttaattgaattcttTTAAAGATTTTTGGTGTACAAGAATGGCTTAATTCATGagttttccctttctttttccattttctttatgATTAATGAAATTGTATTGGAGAGATTCTTACAACAAATCTTTTAAGCTTAAAAGAAGCAGTATATatcgtttttttttcttttgtaaggTTGATATGTACTTTTATCTATTAAACtatactttaattaaaatttaaaagttaatttttgaCATACATAAGATGTATAAGTATTCAAGAGGTGatactaataaaaaaaagagtGTTTGATTCAATAACTAAAGGATACATACAAAATGATATCTCGAAAAGATGGTATTTTATAGGAATgttattaaaacaatttttattaggAAAATTTTGGTTTTCATTTGACAACTTATCATCACTTAACTATAATTATTTCTTAGCTATGCATATCAAATATGAAATCTCTATCACCCTTGGTTGTCTTATTTTACTCCTTATATTAAATATGGCTAATTAATTTTTGGCAATGACACAAGACATAcaatttttggagtttgaatatatgtttatttatatttaattaattacttggcaaatttttatatttaaaatttttatttgaagcGGTACGAGAAATTATGTAATATTATTCTAAGGCAATATGAGAGGATGTGATGTTacaaatatcaatcaaatttaatattagtCAGCTTGCTTAATTAATGTGAAAAGGTTTTCATAGTTTTAATTACCATTTATCATGCACAAATCATAACAACATCTTTTCATATTACCTTTTAATTACCACTTATCATGGACAAAGCACATAgcctcattttcatctccaattTTTTTCCTAAGGTTCTTAAATTCAGCAACAATCCTTTTGAATTCATCAAGGTTGTCATAAAGAGATTTTGATAAATCCATTTTAAAAGTAAAGAACCTCTCCCTAAGATACATCTTGTTTGGAAGAAGTAACATACAAGTTTTTCAACTTAGTCCAAATCCTATAAGTTATCTCTTGATCAAGGACTTGCCTTAAAACGTTATCACTTAGATTTAGGACTAAAGTACCATACGCTGCCAGCTCCCAATCTTTTTTCTCTTGAGTTGTGGCTGTGTTTGGTAGAGTGGATGGATCAAGAAAGGCCTTGTGAGCCTTCTGATGGCCAAGAATAGCTCTGATTTTGGTTTTTCACAAGCCAAAATCACCCTTTCCATCGAATTTCTCCACTTCAAATCTTGTTGCTGCCATTATTACCTTAAATCATGAATCTTGATTCTCCAAGAACTGAAatctttaaatgtttttttctctaataCCACTTTTGTTGAGCTTGCTTTTGTTTTCTTGGCCCAAGTTGAATAAGAGCTCTGATCCAAGATAGTTGGTAGGTGTAATGAAAGGCTATGGGTTGTCCACATTTTTTAGTTGCCAGATTACCATGTGGAGAAATCCACTTGCACAAATCTGATGGAGAAGAAAACAATATGTGGGAAAAACAATTTTGGTAAAACTTCagcttctctttctttctcacgAACTCAGAACTTCTCTCAATCTCTCTGTGTAATCTTCTTTCTTTTGGCAAGATTTGCAGGTGAAGATGGTGATTCTCAAGCATGCAGATGATGAATATGAAGAATGGGAAGAGCTTAACACATGGATGTATGTGGTTCGGCCAAAATGAGCCTACATCCATAGGAAGGGAAGTACTTTCTTTATTGAAGCCATATAAGAAGTTAGagtcttttctctttcttttgcaAGTGAAGATCTGTAGCTATTTGAATGTACAACTTATTTATACTACTAGTAGAGTTGTTACAAGTTTGTTATAGAATCTGATGTAGACTAATAAACTAGtcgtttgagttttttttttttttttttgcttcagCTGGATTTTGTCATCAGCAGTTGTCATCGTCTATAGGGAATAGTGTGACATCTGCAAGAAGGTCTCCAAAATATATCATTTAAGCAATGAAAGAGATGAGTCGACAAGAGAACAATGACCTTTTCTACAGCCCACCTTGGCCTCAGCCTCTCGAGAAAAAGGTGAAGacaagattcaaaattttagaaacatgAGTGAAGGATTTAGATAAAAAAATCAAGGGACTCTTAGAAGTGCAAAGAAACCTCCCAGGCACTACACGCTTGGGTCGGCCTCATTCCCCTAGGGAAGAGGCAGagccaaaatccaaaaaatcaCGAGAATTAAGAAAAATGGACTAAGATTTAGCTTGAATTCCATAAAATTTGATGAGGCAAGACATACTCGAGGAAGATCCAAGGGGTTCAACCAAGGAGACCTGCACTTCCGATAAAGAGGGAAATTCTCAGGAAGGAAATATGAGGCAATTTAACATCTAAAGCCAGAAACCACAAAATAAAACGTCAAAGTAAAAAATTTAGGCCAGGTCGAGGCAATGGTAAAAACCTTAGGCCAGGCCAAGGCAGAAGTGAAAAACTTGGGTCAGAGCAAGATCGAAGTAAAAAATTCAGGCCAGGTCAAACACAAGGTAAAAAGTTTAGGCCAGGTCAAAGCCAAGGTGAAAAGCTTAGACCAGGTCGAGGGCGAAGCTAAGTGAAAAAATCTAGGCCGAGGTGAAAAATGTGAACAAGCATAAtttaaaaggggaaaaaagaaaagaaaagaaaagaaaagaaaaggttaATAAACTAAATTGTGATTCATTAATCAAATGTCTAGTTGGCTTCCTTAAGAAGTAGGCTTAATAATTTTTTTGCCATTGCCTAAAACCAAAGAGCTATCAAGGTATTGTATTTCCACTAAAAATGACAAagtttagattttctttttgaaatttagccTTTAAAGTATTGTATATGACCAAAAAGtcaaagattcaaatattttcacTTTACATGTTGCTCTATTTTATAAATCGTGCTTAAGTTTACAAATAAaactaatatttatttataggcATACATCTAGTTTCATTTTCTAAATCTTAGACAAAATTTTGGGTCAAATTAAGACTCTAGGTGGAAGTGGTGTTTATAAGttggattttaaaaaaccaaattgttactaaataaattttttaattgaattattttaaagatttttgaTGTACACATTCATGAGGTTTCCTTTCTAATTCGTCATAATGAAATCGTACTAAAGGgattcaaattatatatattttagtacaacaaatcTTTCAAGTTTAAGAAAAGTAGTATAtaccttttttttcccttttgtaAGGTTTATCTATTAAGCtatactttaattaaaatttagaaattaatttttaacatacAGAAGACATATTAGTGTTCAAGAGATTATactaataagaaaaaaaaaacgaatatTTGATTCAATAACTAAAGGATATACAAAAATGATATCTCGGGAAGATGATATTTTATAGTAATGttattaaaatgatttttaatagaaaaattttggttttcatTTGACAACTTATCATCACTTAACTATAATTGTTTCTTAGCTATCCATATCAAATATGAAATCTCACCACCCTTGGTTGTATTATTTTActcattatattaaatatggcTAATTAATTTTTGGCAATGACACAAGACCTAcaatttttggagtttgaatatatgtttatttatatttagttaattaCTCGGCAaagttttatatttaaaatttttatttgaaacaGTTCGAAAAATTATGTAATATTATTCTAAAGCAATATGAAGGGATGTGATGTTACAAATATCAACCAAATTTAATATCAGCCAACTTGCTTAATTAATGTGAAAAGATTTTCATAATATTATTTACCATTTATCATGCACAAATCATAACATTTTTCTTTCATAGTGGAcatctttttattttccaaaaacaaaaaaagtatgACCACTATTTGTTTTAATGGTAATTTgttttagttaccattttcatAGTTTTAATTaccaataattattttcataatttcaaTTACCATTTTaaagtgaaattattttgaTAGTTTTAATACCTTTTGTGGTAATGTTACTGTTCATTGTTTgtcatttttgttttcttgtttttaacTAACAAAAGATAATAATTAAGGTATACTTATGTTGACATAtatgtaaaaaaagaaaatagtaaggatagtttaaatattatataataagattTTAGACAAAATAGTCCAAAAAAGATTTTCCATCTACCTTTAATATAGTAAAtattgataattttaaaaatattttcaaattacatTCCGATCCaacatttcaaaaataaaatatcacataaacAACTTCATTGTgcaataaaatttatttctcaggctaaaaaattaaataaaaaaaattctcacaaaacaaattgaaatatatgaaatatgggAGAGGTTGTATTTACTTCCcaatcataatttaaaatagtaaaatattatatacatgACTAATTTAGCATGATCACatataaataagttttttttaaaaaaaataaacataaataagttaaaattttattttttttttcaaaacaataaTAAGGTATAGAGATTTGAACCTCTAACCTCAAAAGGGATATACATGTTAATTAGCTTGTTGAGTTGTACTCATGTGGGCACAAAATAACTACAGTTAGTTTAAGCCTACAAATCTTGTCTATATATTAACCATTGACTTATATTAGAGTTGGCAACGGGACGGCAAGGGCGGGGGCGGGAGCATCCCCATCCCCGTCCATGGGGATTTATATCCTCCCTGCACTATTTCCCTTTAGGAAGTCCAATGGTCAGGGCGGGATTGGGGTCCCTGTGGAAAAAATTTccaagtttatattttatattttagtttaagttatttatgtaaaaaatcaattaaattttggtattacttatattcaaattttaaatttaaatataacaaaggtattattcattattattttaattcatttgcaattaataattaaaaaatatttttagatttaaataagaagattagataattatattagaaaccaaataaaaaagtaaaaaaaaaataaaaaaaaataaactaagctactattatatatattatatatattctttattttatatgttaattattgttattattattaaaaattattaaaaaagttATTCGGGGCGAGACGGGGTGTTGGAGACCCGTTTTTTATCCTCGGTTTGACCTCATCTCCAATCAAATCGAGGATTCAGGGTGGAATTCAACCCGTGAGGATTTTTATCAATCCTAACTTGTATATGCTAAATATGTATTAGCATTATTTTACTCTTTAATATAAGGTATATAAATCAAGCAAATATAAGTTAATTTATTATATCAAAgctaatatataatttattttcattgaaaattttcatttaaggCATCAAAACTTTATGAACATGGTTTTTCTTTCCTTATTCACTTAAGGAATGTAACAGTAGATACGAAGCTGCATGGATTAAATTAATGTCTTTGGAAAAAACAATTTAACGCCTCATTCTGACAATACAACACTATattctaaaaacaaattaaatatgcATAAGAAAGCTATTTGaccatataaatataataaataattatattttaaatatttcactcaaattatttaaaattaaattgttttaaaataaaaatacatgtGCAAATGCACGTGGTAATATACTAGTACTTTATAAATTATTCATGTtgattaatttcattttcatttctcattttttcaaTCATAAAATATGCACAAAACActcaataaattatttttaaatgtagtCGTAACTATAATAGTCTGTGTTTGGATTGCAGACTCCTTTAGTCTAGATTATAATGgtatatgtgtttgaggtgcatGTTATTTTACTCTAGGATTTGGCATTTTATTAGAATATTTTTATATGGTATCTGGGTCTTCAACGATCAAATATATGGGGAGTTTAAAATACATGTAAGGAagaaaagttactaaaaaaaagagTAAGGAAGAAAAGATACTAAAAAAAGAGTAAGGAAGAAAAGAATGTAACAATAGATCAAAAATCAAGGGACTCTTATAAGCGTAAAGAAACCTCCCAGGCACTACAGGCTTGGGTTGACctcatttcttaattttttttaaagaaagtaaaaattaaattaaatgattatcaaataaatcttaagaacttgattttatttttgaaatttgacctCGAATGCTAATTATgagtgaaaaaaataattaatatatgttaaTACATTTATAATTGGGTAATTGCAATTAGTAGCATtcttaggaataataaccaagtgtataacatcattttaaaaaatttgcaaatatagacaagtctatcagcgatGAATTTCTATCGTCGATAGACTcccaagtctatcagtgatagactcttaccatagatatggtttatcactgatagattccTACCAATAATATAGCCTATTActaatagactatttaaatttagccatatttgtaattttttttatattatattatatctgcgaatattttgaatctaatgtctatatttgcaactgtcccttTATAATTTCAGGAAAAGAATATCTTTTTAGTCTATATTTTTAACA encodes:
- the LOC120083999 gene encoding agamous-like MADS-box protein AGL80 yields the protein MTRKKVKLAYITNDTARKATLKERKKSLLKKLNELTALCGIEACAIIFNPFNSQPDLWPSILGLQRVLSKFKSLPEMEQCKKMVNQETYICDRISKAVDQLKKLQRENREKVIARLMFQSLVAGATPPPDLTIIDLNDLGWLVDQKVVDVGKRMELLKVNQSMRVATMEPSWFMEMVSRGAVDEDQMGFNIGDDVIQIPRFLSVY